The Coccidioides posadasii str. Silveira chromosome 3, complete sequence genome contains a region encoding:
- a CDS encoding uncharacterized protein (SECRETED:SignalP(1-15)~EggNog:ENOG410PUPM~COG:S) codes for MKLVLLLSAAYTAVGFVIPGQSSLDPFIGYSASIPSPVSDDSRAEGGIAFSTSYTEEIFNNIEIASTLALYQPQSGRLSKPEKNAVDEFRHDYLDANSPNFCGHHGDPEKTTYQLINSTKRTKLFAKLVSQFDDIVDLLNSTKENHTVLVPRNKALQKAMNHHPPKEYVKKFVQYHILKEPKTAREIFHSRTIRTLLEQSELGDHDQRISTQFGVGGLTLNYISHIVKPDLCAKNGLVQILDHILLPPFQSSDTLSLVPSVFSALDFGLWKTGLYEKLNDTSSHMGGTFFAPTNIAFRKLGPRVNAFLFSRWGEKHLKALLEYHIVFGHTLYSDAYHQPKKDEDSKTIHVDLPTLLENHRLSIDIARFYRFATMKINGFISVASSDIIARDGVIHVLNDVLIPPKHPNHDRYPYIPRPGEDDDSPVPTVEDIIERFNPYIRED; via the exons ATGAAGCTGGTTCTTTTGTTGTCTGCAGCTTACACTGCAGTAGGCTTCGTTATTCCTGGCCAGAGTTCTCTCGACCCTTTTATAGGATATAGTGCCAGCATCCCTAGCCCAGTTTCGGACGATAGCAGAGCCGAGGGGGGAATAGCATTCTCTACATCTTACACCGAGGAAATATTTAATAACATCGAAATTGCCTCTACGTTGGCACTTTACCAGCCGCAATCGGGCCGTCTGTCAAAGCCAGAGAAGAATGCTGTCGATGAGTTTCGTCATGACTACTTAGATGCTAACAGTCCCAACTTCTGTGGCCACCATGGAGACCCTGAGAAAACAACATACCAATTAATAAATTCAACGAAAAGAACTAAGCTTTTTGCAAAGTTGGTCTCCCAGTTTGATGATATTGTTGACCTCCTTAATTCCACAAAGGAAAATCACACAGTGCTTGTTCCAAGGAATAAGGCCTTGCAGAAGGCTATGAATCACCACCCGCCGAAAGAATATGTGAAGAAGTTTGTTCAATATCACATCTTAAAGGAACCGAAGACCGCAAGAGAGATATTCCACTCTCGGACGATCCGAACTCTGCTAGAGCAAAGTGAATTGGGAGATCATGACCAGCGAATCAGCACCCAATTTGGTGTCGGTGGCCTCACCCTCAATTATATCTCCCATATAGTCAAGCCTGACCTG TGTGCCAAGAACGGTTTAGTACAAATCCTCGACCATATCCTCCTCCCACCATTCCAATCGTCTGATACATTGAGTCTCGTTCCTTCGGTTTTCAGCGCTTTGGACTTTGGACTATGGAAAACTGGTCTCTATGAGAAGTTGAATGATACCTCAAGCCACATGGGCGGCACGTTCTTTGCGCCAACCAACATTGCATTTCGCAAGCTTGGTCCCAGAGTCAACGCATTTCTTTTCAGCCGCTGGGGGGAGAAACACCTAAAGGCATTGCTTGAGTATCACATCGTTTTCGGGCATACGCTATATTCAGATGCTTATCATCAGCCAAAGAAGGACGAAGATAGTAAAACTATCCAT GTTGATTTGCCAACCCTCCTGGAAAACCATCGCTTGAGCATCGATATCGCACGCTTCTATCGCTTTGCAACCATGAAAATTAATGGCTTTATCTCGGTTGCTAGTTCGGACATCATTGCAAGGGATGGTGTAATTCATGTCCTGAACGACGTTTTGATCCCACCAAAACATCCCAATCATGACCGGTATCCTTACATTCCACGTCCTGGGGAAGATGATGATTCTCCTGTACCTACTGTCGAGGATATTATTGAAAGATTTAACCCTTACATCAGAGAAGATTAA
- a CDS encoding uncharacterized protein (EggNog:ENOG410PMZS~COG:E) produces MEGIEYISGEVAPVYKALPPEYTQLDGFRVLNDDEKPPGVDFGARYETYTIDPEIYLAHLLRRYRLDGGEIKRMELASLQEAFEIDGYDVAMVVNCSGMGFGDPDSFIIRGIFNSTETRDSGVTRITSHAGQTCLVANTCDKTITRQDADGWSFLIPRPLEGGTIVGGTKQPNDWSSVPTASIRETLLEKAAKLYPAILNAQGKFDVIRDIVGRRPAREGGLRLEVETLPKTASPKRTVVHAYGAGGRGYELSWGIAEEVVRMVKDNLPERLHSRL; encoded by the coding sequence ATGGAAGGCATTGAATATATCTCGGGCGAAGTTGCACCAGTATACAAGGCGTTACCCCCTGAATATACCCAGCTAGATGGATTTCGTGTGCTCAATGATGATGAAAAGCCCCCTGGGGTTGACTTTGGAGCCAGATATGAAACATATACCATTGATCCAGAAATATATCTAGCTCACTTATTACGACGATATAGACTTGATGGCGGCGAAATAAAGAGAATGGAGTTGGCATCTTTGCAGGAGGCGTTCGAGATCGATGGATATGACGTAGCTATGGTTGTTAATTGCAGTGGGATGGGATTTGGCGACCCGGATAGCTTTATTATCCGCGGTATATTCAACTCTACTGAAACGCGAGATTCAGGAGTCACAAGAATAACTTCTCATGCAGGACAAACTTGCCTCGTCGCGAACACGTGCGATAAGACTATAACGCGACAAGATGCTGACGGATGGAGCTTTCTTATCCCTCGTCCCTTAGAGGGTGGCACTATAGTGGGCGGAACCAAGCAGCCAAACGATTGGAGCTCTGTACCGACAGCAAGCATACGAGAAACTTTGCTCGAGAAAGCTGCCAAGTTGTATCCCGCCATATTAAACGCTCAAGGGAAGTTTGATGTGATACGGGACATTGTTGGTCGTCGTCCAGCTCGAGAGGGAGGTCTCCGACTTGAAGTCGAGACACTTCCGAAAACTGCATCCCCAAAGCGGACCGTAGTGCATGCTTACGGGGCCGGGGGGCGGGGATATGAGCTTAGCTGGGGAATCGCGGAGGAAGTGGTAAGAATGGTGAAGGACAATCTTCCGGAGAGGCTTCATAGTCGACTATAA
- a CDS encoding uncharacterized protein (EggNog:ENOG410PFHB~COG:T~TransMembrane:1 (i304-323o)~BUSCO:650at33183) has protein sequence MEKDTIKDRSQPKRQPLHDASNRLNIVHKSSRQTRYDHIALSSEKQMTSSDPPDALNGHDFPPATAENKRISAVLDYHSDPRRNSAISTTSTNSGRSRRKTHIGPWQLGKTLGKGSTGRVRLAKHSVTGQTAAIKIVSKKSAALAQSQSIAAMDKKIDAAPGSRTIPSGIEREVVIMKLIEHPNVISLYDVWENRGELYLVLEYVEGGELFDYVSERGPLPEIEAVRLFRQIIAALSCCHQYNICHRDLKPENILLDFRKNIKLADFGMAALQPAGHWLNTSCGSPHYASPEIINGQRYHGDKADIWSCGIILFAMLAGFLPFDGGDLANTLKLVKRGEYIIPPWFSPEAIDLIQRILQKRPENRISMDQMWLHPLLMKYQAHPIFANSPMDSIGPPPPLQSKDFKKIVTHRRDIDLEVLRSLQTLWHEKGKEDLIENLLNDKPNHEKLFYKALLKFREEQLENYEGPPLGYSSSDYHHISRPLFRLQRRMPSNHGESNVWRRSKFSIATNSSGIREGSSRGPTSAPTIASYDPYRSSRTAIAEPKVEYANVTIHRHQSNDSSAALNSKSSPPTGKPSMDRASVNMRSSPNSGPGTSSRRSSLASYQSRSSVGSHCQRAKSRHSYKRNVSFRHLRGHNPNRDDKRIGMPPGHSQYSLCQERNKMGKRESERVKRLSSERFSSPSLPSPPTCVRPATNKVGELEVGAKPRQSYQYWKEEARKVSQELEQICEEAFNSSSLSSSYTIETGSKYPESPVTSISTPGNLNRYYGQTNTKPVRGQTFESSSSYATRELAETRRRLIEHSKKARADGLPSHLSEVISHLDRLIEGKPSHSVAKNAALAAEAARPPHNVTRNLPSILEERHSVKDFLSGETTSSYIPPPLDLDVWEKKTIRVVPDSTNNLDNVRPLTIRKKRTTLELPAPSNESTSFSQPQRSLSQSLTRNRSTGRRSNTGRFFSGLEPIEENPKSSKKNEFRNSGDTRKWSRFKYRSQSYSDVGPPTPPKDDVPLSRQSSISHMTSGASQGTEEYPVVEDDNLNWIKKNKPVETGKKLLKLFGMKKRDKAVHEFSQESNCFNISVTSLDNKDESDIFGTNDHFLSNTQNEAGSPTHPASSQNWFMKFFRIKAASKVIALNAPKARARKEVIKILREWKRYGIEGIRVDKQNSVIRGRVGELNFLRLRPVEFSAELFTVLEYGRHVSLSLIRLKQERGAASSFRKVVETLIAVLKQRKLLVEDTVKAKKMAKVLSLTGQ, from the exons ATGGAGAAGGACACTATTAAGGATCGTTCGCAACCGAAGAGGCAGCCCCTTCACGACGCTAGCAACCGCCTTAATATCGTTCATAAATCGTCACGTCAAACACGCTATGACCACATAGCATTGTCATCCGAGAAGCAAATGACATCCTCAGATCCACCTGATGCCTTGAATGGACATGACTTCCCTCCTGCCACTGCAGAAAACAAGCGCATATCGGCCGTTTTAGACTACCACTCGGATCCGAGGCGCAACTCGGCCATCTCAACCACTTCCACCAACTCCGGGAGATCACGGCGAAAGACTCACATTGGGCCATGGCAACTTGGGAAGACGCTGGGCAAAGGATCTACTGGTCGTGTGCGCCTGGCAAAACATTCAGTCACCGGTCAGACCGCTGCGATTAAAATTGTATCGAAGAAGTCGGCAGCACTAGCACAGAGCCAGAGTATTGCGGCTatggataagaagattgatgcAGCCCCTGGTTCCAGAACAATTCCGTCGGGTATTGAAAGAGAAGTCGTGATCATGAAGCTTATTGAGCATCCAAATGTCATCAGCCTATATGATGTGTGGGAAAACAGGGGAGAGCT GTATCTAGTTCTTGAATACGTCGAGGGTGGCGAGCTCTTTGACTACGTCTCAGAGAGAGGACCGCTTCCAGAGATAGAAGCGGTCCGTCTCTTTAGGCAAATTATCGCTGCGCTGTCTTGTTGTCATCAGTACAATATCTGCCACCGTGACCTTAAACCTGAAAATATCCTACTTGATTTCCGGAAAAACATCAAACTAGCGGATTTTGGCATGGCTGCTTTACAGCCTGCCGGTCACTGGTTAAATACATCATGTGGGAGTCCACATTATGCTTCGCCCGAGATTATCAATGGGCAGAGATATCATGGGGACAAGGCCGACATCTGGAGCTGTGGAATTATTTTATTTGCAATGTTGGctggctttcttccattcGATGGCGGTGATTTGGCAAACACCCTGAAACTCGTTAAAAGGGGCGAATACATCATACCGCCATGGTTTAGCCCGGAAGCCATAGATTTGATTCAGCGAATCTTGCAGAAGAGGCCTGAAAACAGAATTAGCATGGATCAGATGTGGCTACACCCTCTTCTCATGAAATATCAAGCACACCCCATCTTCGCTAATTCACCAATGGATTCTATTggcccaccaccgcctctGCAGTCAAAGGACTTCAAGAAAATTGTGACCCATCGCCGTGACATTGACTTGGAAGTTCTGAGGAGCCTTCAAACCCTGTGGCATGAGAAGGGAAAGGAAGATTTGATTGAAAACCTTCTCAACGATAA ACCAAATCATGAAAAGCTCTTTTATAAAGCTTTGTTAAAATTCAGAGAAGAACAGCTTGAAAACTATGAAGGTCCACCTCTAGGATATTCCTCTAGTGACTATCATCATATTTCAAGACCCCTTTTCAGGCTGCAAAGAAGAATGCCGAGCAATCATGGTGAAAGCAACGTTTGGAGGCGCTCCAAATTCTCAATTGCTACAAATTCTTCTGGCATAAGAGAAGGCTCCAGCCGTGGACCAACCTCGGCGCCGACGATTGCGAGCTATGATCCGTATAGGTCATCTCGCACGGCTATTGCCGAACCGAAGGTCGAATATGCTAATGTTACGATCCATAGACATCAGTCAAATGATTCTAGTGCTGCCTTAAATTCTAAATCATCTCCACCTACTGGAAAACCGTCGATGGATCGAGCATCCGTCAATATGCGCTCGTCACCAAATAGTGGTCCAGGGACCTCATCACGGCGAAGCTCGTTGGCGTCCTACCAATCCCGTAGCTCCGTCGGAAGCCATTGCCAGCGAGCAAAATCCAGGCACAGCTACAAGAGAAACGTTAGCTTTCGGCATTTAAGAGGGCACAACCCCAATAGAGATGATAAGAGAATCGGTATGCCTCCAGGCCATTCTCAGTATTCGCTTTgtcaagaaagaaataaaatgGGAAAACGGGAATCCGAGAGGGTCAAAAGGCTATCCTCGGAAAGGTTCAGCAGTCCTTCTCTGCCTTCACCACCAACCTGTGTGCGTCCAGCTACAAATAAAGTCGGTGAACTGGAAGTGGGAGCAAAACCTCGACAATCCTATCAGTATTGGAAAGAGGAAGCAAGAAAGGTTTCGCAGGAACTGGAACAGATCTGCGAAGAAGCGTTTAATAGCTCATCCCTTTCATCCTCCTATACGATTGAGACTGGATCTAAGTACCCCGAGTCGCCTGTCACTTCAATATCTACCCCTGGTAACCTCAACAGGTATTATGGCCAGACAAACACAAAACCTGTACGGGGACAGACATTTGAGTCGTCCAGTTCTTATGCCACTAGAGAACTGGCGGAAACGCGCCGTCGCTTGATTGAGCATTCGAAAAAAGCAAGGGCCGATGGTCTTCCTTCACATCTATCGGAAGTAATTTCACATTTGGACCGCTTAATTGAAGGCAAGCCATCTCATTCTGTCGCTAAGAATGCAGCGTTAGCAGCGGAAGCTGCCAGACCACCTCATAATGTAACAAGAAATTTGCCATCTATTTTGGAGGAACGACACAGCGTCAAAGATTTCCTTTCGGGCGAAACTACCTCGAGCTATATACCCCCTCCGTTGGACCTGGATGTgtgggaaaagaaaacaatccGAGTAGTACCTGATTCAACCAACAATCTCGATAATGTCAGACCATTAACCATCCGAAAAAAGCGGACGACACTTGAACTGCCAGCTCCTTCAAATGAGTCAACAAGCTTCAGTCAACCGCAACGCAGCTTGAGCCAGTCTCTCACCCGTAACCGATCGACAGGTCGACGAAGCAATACTGGCCGGTTTTTTAGTGGCCTTGAACCCATTGAAGAAAATCCAAAATCGTCAAAGAAAAATGAATTTCGCAATTCAGGGGACACAAGAAAATGGTCTCGGTTCAAATATCGATCCCAAAGCTACAGCGACGTTGGTCCTCCGACACCACCAAAGGATGATGTGCCGTTATCTAGACAATCATCGATTTCTCACATGACGAGTGGCGCTTCTCAGGGTACTGAAGAATACCCCGTGGTTGAAGATGACAATTTAAATTGGATTAAGAAAAACAAACCAGTAGAAACGGGGAAGAAGCTTCTGAAACTTTTTGGCATGAAAAAACGCGACAAAGCAGTTCATGAATTTAGTCAAGAAA GCAACTGTTTTAATATTTCAGTCACCAGCCTGGATAATAAAGATGAGAGTGACATTTTCGGAACCAACGATCATTTTCTCTCAAATACGCAAAACGAGGCGGGTTCCCCAACGCATCCAGCGTCAAGCCAGAACTGGTTCATGAAATTCTTCCGTATCAAAGCGGCCTCTAAGGTGATCGCGCTCAACGCACCCAAAGCCCGCGCCAGAAAGGAAGTTATAAAGATTCTCCGCGAGTGGAAAAGGTACGGCATCGAAGGCATTCGTGTTGATAAGCAAAATAGCGTGATACGTGGGAGAGTTGGAGAACTAAACT TTCTCCGCCTTCGCCCTGTCGAGTTTTCCGCCGAACTTTTTACCGTGCTTGAATATGGTCGTCACGTTAGTCTCAGCTTGATACGGTTGAAGCAAGAACGAGGTGCAGCATCATCGTTCCGAAAGGTCGTGGAAACGCTGATCGCGGTGTTGAAGCAGCGCAAACTGTTGGTCGAAGATACGGTAAAGGCGAAGAAAATGGCAAAAGTTCTCAGTCTCACAGGTCAGTAG